A stretch of the Poseidonibacter parvus genome encodes the following:
- the coaBC gene encoding bifunctional phosphopantothenoylcysteine decarboxylase/phosphopantothenate--cysteine ligase CoaBC, producing MLLKDKKILVGVTGSIAIYKSLDLIRLYIKAGAKVRVIMTEGAKKFISPLTFEAISQSKVLDETSENWDKNQDYNHIDIGKWSDIFVIAPSSANTINKLSNGLADNLLLQTALAYPRVKLLAPAANTMMLRNPITQASLKMLKLCNFEIISSQTKELVCKDVGDGAMAEPLDIFNATARELLKEEYWVNRKVVLSGGGTVEKIDEVRYISNFSSGKMAASMAKALYFKGADVCLVSTRGYEDIPKGVHLIPVQSSEEMSKYLVDAIRVAKKGTLSKATLMDDSRPELIQKRAFLFMIAAVSDYIPSFPQNGKLKKDTIGETWNLELKQNMDILSSLNKNDLITIGFKAEMDKKSAKQAAFSMLEKKNLDAVCLNILNDSQSFGSNDNEIELILEEKSHEFKGSKLDISLDILTTLENEFEKYA from the coding sequence ATGCTATTAAAAGATAAAAAAATACTTGTTGGTGTTACAGGCTCAATTGCAATATATAAGAGTTTAGATCTTATACGATTATATATAAAAGCAGGTGCAAAAGTACGAGTTATTATGACAGAAGGTGCTAAGAAATTTATTAGTCCTTTAACTTTTGAAGCAATATCACAAAGTAAAGTATTAGATGAAACAAGTGAAAACTGGGATAAAAACCAAGACTATAATCATATTGATATAGGTAAATGGTCAGATATTTTTGTAATCGCACCAAGTTCTGCTAATACAATCAATAAATTATCAAATGGTTTAGCTGATAATTTATTACTTCAAACTGCACTTGCTTATCCTAGAGTTAAACTTCTAGCACCTGCTGCAAATACTATGATGCTAAGAAATCCAATTACTCAAGCTAGTTTAAAAATGCTAAAACTTTGTAATTTTGAAATCATTTCTTCGCAAACGAAAGAGCTTGTCTGTAAAGATGTAGGCGATGGTGCAATGGCAGAACCTCTTGATATTTTTAATGCAACTGCAAGAGAACTTTTAAAAGAGGAATATTGGGTAAATAGAAAAGTAGTATTAAGTGGTGGTGGAACTGTAGAAAAAATTGATGAAGTTAGATATATTTCAAACTTTTCATCAGGTAAAATGGCAGCTTCGATGGCTAAAGCTTTATATTTTAAAGGTGCTGATGTTTGTTTAGTAAGTACTAGAGGATATGAGGATATTCCAAAAGGTGTTCATTTAATTCCTGTTCAAAGTTCAGAAGAAATGAGTAAATATTTAGTTGATGCAATAAGAGTTGCAAAAAAAGGAACTCTAAGTAAAGCTACTTTAATGGATGATTCAAGACCTGAGTTAATTCAAAAGCGAGCATTTTTATTTATGATTGCAGCTGTTAGTGATTATATTCCATCATTTCCTCAAAATGGAAAGTTAAAAAAAGACACAATAGGTGAAACATGGAATTTAGAATTAAAACAGAATATGGATATTCTAAGTTCTTTAAATAAAAATGATTTAATTACTATTGGTTTTAAAGCGGAGATGGATAAAAAAAGTGCAAAACAAGCAGCTTTTTCGATGTTAGAAAAAAAGAATCTTGATGCAGTTTGCTTAAATATTTTAAATGATTCCCAAAGTTTTGGTTCTAATGATAATGAAATAGAATTAATATTAGAAGAAAAATCACATGAATTTAAAGGTAGTAAATTAGATATTTCTTTAGATATTTTGACTACATTAGAAAATGAGTTTGAAAAATATGCCTAG
- a CDS encoding di-trans,poly-cis-decaprenylcistransferase, with product MPSNNVPSHIAMIMDGNGRWAKERNLKRTAGHSAGAEVVRKITEHCGKIGVKYLTLYAFSTENWQRPKLEVEFLMKLLEKYLKQELSIYLENDIKLKTIGDISKFSKSLQKTIKETEEKTANGKKLTQVLALNYGSKDEIVRAVKKINEKNLEVNEKNIEANLDTAGMPDVDIMIRTSGEVRLSNYLLWQNAYAEMFFTPTYWPDFNENELDDIISDFNSRDRRFGAV from the coding sequence ATGCCTAGTAATAATGTTCCATCACATATAGCCATGATTATGGATGGAAATGGTAGATGGGCAAAAGAGAGAAATTTAAAACGAACAGCAGGTCATAGTGCTGGAGCAGAAGTAGTACGAAAAATAACTGAACATTGTGGAAAGATAGGTGTAAAGTATTTAACTTTATATGCATTTTCAACTGAGAATTGGCAAAGACCAAAATTAGAAGTAGAATTTTTAATGAAGCTTCTTGAAAAATATCTAAAACAAGAATTAAGTATATATCTTGAAAATGATATTAAATTAAAAACTATTGGAGATATTTCTAAGTTTTCTAAGTCCTTACAAAAAACTATAAAAGAAACAGAAGAAAAAACTGCAAATGGAAAAAAATTAACACAAGTACTAGCTTTAAATTATGGTTCAAAAGATGAAATAGTTCGAGCAGTAAAAAAAATAAATGAAAAAAATCTAGAAGTAAATGAAAAAAATATAGAAGCCAATCTTGATACAGCAGGTATGCCTGATGTTGATATTATGATTCGAACAAGTGGAGAAGTAAGGCTTTCAAATTATCTTCTATGGCAAAATGCTTACGCTGAAATGTTTTTTACTCCAACTTATTGGCCTGATTTTAATGAAAATGAGCTTGATGATATAATAAGTGATTTTAATAGTAGAGATAGACGATTTGGAGCTGTTTAG
- a CDS encoding flagellin produces MIINTNVSSITAQEAATNTGKNISSSLEKLSTGLKINKASDDASGLAIADKLRTQATSIDQGVANGNSAVTLLQIADKSMSEQSTILDTIKAKLIQANTDTTSDDGRESIRKDINKLLEQLDNIAEQTNYNGNVLLQDTATSTNASSELGFQIGESKNDIISNTAIQSNTYGLGGGADKLIDADSGDDLKNNTVGQAATMEFKGDGTNAVTLNGEDSASTPAATTIDVSLSGQIGSISSDATLNITDVDDATADALDAMVNNSVTGLTGDRDAGYAFVTGTALDFGDLDVAKMTITTATAEDISITSDQTVKVTNNDDTDGNTLDIESAGTVTGGDLLNSLAALGTGELTKDMADKFQGVVDNAITDLNGYRGDIGSTQNQVESAVRNLMTQSTNVQAAESIIRDVDYASESANFNKQNIISQAGSYAISQANSVQQNVLKLLQ; encoded by the coding sequence ATGATTATTAATACTAACGTTTCATCAATTACTGCTCAAGAAGCAGCTACAAATACAGGTAAAAACATTTCAAGTTCATTAGAAAAACTTTCTACTGGTCTTAAAATTAACAAAGCGTCTGATGATGCTTCTGGTTTAGCAATTGCTGATAAACTTAGAACACAAGCTACTTCAATTGATCAAGGTGTTGCAAATGGTAATTCAGCTGTAACTTTACTTCAAATTGCTGATAAATCAATGTCTGAGCAATCAACAATTCTTGATACTATTAAAGCTAAATTAATTCAAGCTAATACTGATACTACTTCTGATGATGGTAGAGAATCAATTAGAAAAGATATCAATAAACTACTTGAGCAACTAGATAATATTGCTGAACAGACAAACTATAATGGTAATGTTTTACTTCAAGATACAGCGACAAGTACAAATGCTTCATCTGAATTAGGTTTCCAAATTGGTGAGTCTAAAAATGATATCATTTCAAATACTGCAATTCAATCTAATACTTATGGTCTTGGTGGAGGAGCAGATAAATTAATTGATGCTGATTCAGGTGATGACTTAAAAAATAATACTGTTGGTCAAGCAGCAACTATGGAATTCAAAGGTGATGGTACAAATGCAGTAACTTTAAATGGAGAAGATTCTGCTTCAACTCCTGCTGCTACAACTATAGATGTTTCATTAAGTGGTCAAATTGGCTCAATATCTAGTGATGCAACATTAAATATTACAGATGTAGATGATGCAACTGCAGATGCATTAGACGCAATGGTTAACAATAGTGTTACTGGATTAACTGGGGATAGAGATGCTGGATATGCATTTGTTACTGGTACTGCTTTAGATTTTGGTGATTTAGATGTTGCAAAAATGACTATAACTACTGCAACTGCAGAAGACATCAGCATTACATCTGACCAAACTGTTAAAGTAACAAATAATGATGATACTGATGGAAATACATTAGATATTGAATCAGCTGGTACAGTAACTGGAGGAGATTTATTAAATTCTTTAGCAGCTTTAGGTACAGGTGAATTAACTAAAGATATGGCTGATAAATTCCAAGGTGTAGTTGATAATGCTATTACTGATCTGAATGGATATAGAGGTGACATCGGGTCAACTCAAAACCAAGTTGAATCAGCGGTTAGAAACTTAATGACTCAGTCTACAAACGTACAAGCAGCTGAATCTATTATTAGAGATGTTGATTATGCTTCAGAATCTGCAAACTTCAACAAACAAAACATTATTTCGCAAGCGGGTTCATATGCAATCAGTCAAGCAAATTCTGTTCAACAAAATGTTTTAAAATTATTACAATAA
- the trmA gene encoding tRNA (uridine(54)-C5)-methyltransferase TrmA, whose product MNCEYFGKCGSCTIHDIGYEGQLDFKIQREKERFSNFTDLKDIDFDIIKSDEQNFRNRAEFKIWKNFDENDNATLSYAMTSVEKNVLEINSCQIVSLDIANLMPKLLEEIQKNKILSFKLFAIEFLNSTTGDMLVTLIYHRKLEEDWNTLALELSNKFNIKIIGRSRKQKVILENDYIDEKLNINNTNYNFRYIEGGFTQPNSKVNIGMIEWVLNNIKDSREDLCELYCGGGNFTIPLSSKFRKVLATEISKTSIKSAKTNCELNNNTKIEFIRMSAEEFVEALEEKRVFSRLKDVDLKAYDFDSIFVDPPRAGLDDTTRALVKNFDQIIYVSCNPETLHRDLEELTKTHKIINFALFDQFAYTHHIETGVILKRSIN is encoded by the coding sequence ATGAATTGCGAATATTTTGGCAAATGTGGCTCGTGTACAATACATGATATTGGATATGAAGGCCAATTGGATTTTAAAATACAAAGAGAAAAAGAACGTTTCTCAAATTTTACAGACTTAAAAGATATTGATTTTGACATTATTAAAAGTGATGAGCAAAACTTCAGAAATAGAGCTGAATTTAAAATCTGGAAAAACTTTGATGAAAACGATAATGCAACACTATCTTATGCAATGACAAGTGTTGAAAAGAATGTATTAGAAATAAACTCATGCCAAATAGTAAGCCTTGATATTGCAAACTTAATGCCAAAATTATTAGAAGAGATACAAAAAAATAAAATACTTTCATTTAAACTATTTGCAATAGAGTTTTTAAACTCAACAACAGGCGATATGTTAGTAACTTTAATCTATCATAGAAAACTTGAAGAGGATTGGAATACTCTAGCATTAGAATTATCAAATAAGTTTAATATCAAAATAATCGGTCGTTCACGAAAACAAAAAGTAATTCTAGAAAATGATTATATAGATGAAAAACTAAACATCAATAATACAAACTATAACTTCAGATATATAGAAGGTGGATTTACACAACCAAACTCAAAAGTAAATATAGGAATGATTGAATGGGTTTTAAATAATATCAAAGACTCAAGAGAAGATCTTTGTGAACTTTACTGTGGTGGTGGAAACTTCACAATCCCACTTTCAAGTAAGTTTAGAAAAGTTCTAGCAACTGAAATATCAAAAACATCAATCAAATCAGCAAAAACAAATTGTGAGTTAAATAACAATACTAAAATTGAGTTTATAAGAATGAGCGCAGAAGAGTTTGTAGAAGCTTTAGAAGAAAAAAGAGTATTCTCAAGACTTAAAGATGTAGATTTAAAAGCTTATGATTTTGATTCTATTTTTGTAGATCCTCCTAGAGCTGGACTTGATGATACGACAAGAGCATTGGTTAAAAACTTTGATCAAATCATATATGTTTCATGTAATCCAGAAACTTTACATAGAGATTTAGAAGAGTTAACAAAAACACATAAAATCATAAACTTCGCACTATTTGATCAGTTTGCTTATACACATCATATTGAAACTGGTGTGATATTAAAAAGAAGTATTAATTAA
- a CDS encoding ankyrin repeat domain-containing protein yields MFNLFKNSTYESFQKELFSDNINLNKIQKSIDKGIDINTLDENGRTVLFSLCAKKKLDAIKILIKNKIDLYIEDKYGRTVLGEAVSKSDGVMIRFLLENGFDINHKNSSNRTILQDVALEGNFKIFSILMSYHPNYDDIDSYGRTVLFDAVEGGSVLIVKELVNNMQNIDVKDENNETALFNAVLKDNPKIAQTLILFGVNLDILDSHGRNVLYNTVLLGTENIETLKLMIDKKININQVDINGENILDELLYILDLQLLKPKKILQLEGNYSLIKKDTNYLDLARILIENGLDINKMDEYGITSLSKEVEKKKYEHVEFLINCGADINNKNINGKILLFNEVMKGNSNYKMIKFLVEHGADIESRDGEEKTIIDDLVEIMLIHKGFKEQDFEKYPNIYEEENYDLLFKKMLTFRPDLDRTRSDGRNILFDVITYNDFDTIRLLFNYGINPNIIDNEGNTPLSILVDEGLKIEDTKQRELFLERLVFLLKFRVNVDIQDKKGYTVFHKSVIADDLTVVEKLLTKKADLSLKDKQGRTALHHTQWNGNHKIARWLIAAGADINQADNSGFTLLNYAAIFGHIDLVVTLIKSGVLMYNKNKKNKKVGLFLKEKQNNLDNLLINNIIDDKMQNAFKEIIENTKKEIAEAIQG; encoded by the coding sequence ATGTTTAATCTATTTAAAAATAGTACTTATGAATCATTTCAGAAAGAACTATTTAGCGATAATATAAATTTAAATAAAATCCAAAAAAGTATAGACAAGGGTATTGATATAAATACCCTTGATGAAAATGGTAGAACTGTACTTTTTTCACTTTGTGCTAAAAAGAAACTTGATGCAATAAAAATATTAATCAAAAATAAAATAGATTTATATATAGAAGATAAATACGGAAGAACAGTCTTAGGCGAAGCTGTAAGTAAATCTGATGGTGTTATGATTAGATTTCTTCTTGAAAATGGTTTTGATATAAACCATAAAAATTCTAGTAATAGAACAATTTTGCAAGATGTGGCTTTAGAAGGAAACTTTAAAATATTTTCAATTTTGATGTCTTATCATCCAAATTATGATGATATTGATTCTTATGGAAGAACAGTATTATTTGATGCAGTTGAAGGTGGAAGTGTCTTAATTGTAAAAGAGCTTGTTAATAATATGCAAAATATTGACGTTAAAGATGAAAATAATGAAACAGCACTATTTAATGCAGTTTTAAAAGATAATCCTAAAATCGCGCAAACTTTAATATTATTTGGAGTAAATCTAGATATCTTAGATAGTCACGGAAGAAATGTTTTATATAATACTGTGCTTTTAGGTACAGAAAATATAGAAACATTAAAATTAATGATTGATAAAAAAATAAATATTAATCAAGTAGATATTAATGGTGAAAATATCTTAGATGAACTACTTTATATTTTAGACTTGCAATTACTTAAGCCAAAAAAAATACTTCAACTTGAAGGAAATTATTCTCTAATAAAAAAAGATACTAATTATTTAGATTTAGCTCGTATTTTAATTGAAAATGGTCTAGATATAAATAAAATGGATGAATATGGAATTACAAGTTTAAGTAAAGAAGTTGAAAAGAAAAAGTATGAGCATGTTGAGTTTTTGATTAATTGTGGTGCTGATATCAATAACAAAAATATAAATGGAAAAATATTACTTTTTAATGAAGTAATGAAAGGCAACTCAAACTATAAAATGATTAAATTTTTAGTTGAGCACGGAGCTGATATAGAATCAAGAGATGGTGAAGAAAAAACTATTATTGATGACTTAGTTGAAATTATGTTAATTCATAAAGGTTTTAAAGAACAAGACTTTGAGAAGTACCCAAATATCTACGAAGAAGAAAACTATGATTTACTTTTTAAAAAAATGCTTACTTTTAGACCAGATTTAGATAGAACAAGATCAGATGGAAGAAATATTCTTTTTGATGTAATTACATATAACGATTTTGATACGATTAGATTACTTTTTAACTATGGAATAAATCCAAATATTATTGATAATGAAGGGAATACACCTTTATCTATTTTAGTAGATGAAGGTCTTAAAATTGAGGATACTAAGCAAAGAGAGCTATTTTTAGAACGTTTAGTTTTTTTATTAAAATTTAGAGTAAATGTAGATATTCAAGATAAAAAAGGTTACACAGTTTTTCACAAAAGTGTAATAGCAGATGATTTAACTGTTGTTGAAAAACTACTTACAAAAAAAGCAGATTTAAGTTTAAAAGATAAACAAGGAAGAACAGCTCTTCATCATACACAATGGAATGGTAATCATAAAATTGCAAGATGGCTAATTGCAGCTGGTGCTGATATCAATCAAGCTGATAACTCTGGGTTTACACTTTTAAATTATGCAGCAATATTTGGACATATTGATTTAGTTGTAACACTCATAAAGTCGGGTGTTTTAATGTATAATAAAAACAAAAAAAACAAAAAAGTTGGATTGTTTTTAAAAGAAAAACAAAATAATCTTGATAACTTACTAATAAATAATATTATTGATGATAAAATGCAAAATGCATTTAAAGAAATAATAGAAAATACAAAAAAAGAAATAGCAGAAGCAATACAAGGATAA
- a CDS encoding ATP-binding protein: MKFYNRENELDLLIKADKLKSKKSIMTLLIGRRRVGKTTLALQNYSKEQTLYFFISKKSEQLLCEEFIDEIEDKLETKIFGKITKFETLFEYIIELGKTKSFNLVIDEFQEFLKINPSIYSSIQKLWDLNKDKTNIHFIACGSIYSLMKKIFEDKKEALFGRCDFKIDLKPFKIPVLKEILQDNKSYSKENLLDFYVLTGGMAKYIELFILNDSFTLEKMIETIINPNSIFLEEGKNRLIEEFGKDYGTYFSILSLIASSKTSRSEIESILERNISGHLTRLENDYNVIKSIKPINAKVNSKTQKYEIVDNFLSFWFRFIYKNQSLIEAENFTKLKEIINRDISTFKGKFLEKLFIELLKKEEKYTTIGSYWERNHQNEIDIVAINSLEKKMLICEVKLQKKRLNYNELLLKSQKLIQEYKDYDIKYKLLSIGNIDDYLI, encoded by the coding sequence ATGAAATTTTATAATAGAGAAAACGAATTAGATTTACTGATAAAAGCAGATAAACTTAAATCAAAAAAATCAATAATGACCTTACTTATAGGAAGAAGAAGAGTTGGTAAAACTACTCTTGCTTTACAAAACTATTCAAAAGAACAAACTCTTTATTTTTTTATATCTAAGAAAAGTGAACAACTTCTTTGTGAAGAATTTATAGATGAAATAGAAGATAAACTTGAAACAAAAATTTTTGGGAAAATTACAAAATTTGAAACTTTATTCGAATATATAATCGAACTAGGTAAAACTAAGTCTTTTAACTTAGTAATTGATGAATTTCAAGAATTCTTAAAAATCAATCCTTCTATATATTCTTCTATTCAAAAACTATGGGATTTAAATAAAGATAAAACAAATATTCATTTTATAGCTTGTGGTTCGATTTACTCTTTGATGAAAAAAATATTTGAAGACAAAAAAGAAGCACTTTTTGGAAGATGTGATTTTAAAATTGATTTAAAACCTTTTAAAATACCAGTTTTAAAAGAAATACTTCAAGACAATAAAAGTTACTCAAAAGAAAACCTATTAGATTTTTATGTCTTAACAGGTGGTATGGCAAAGTATATTGAACTTTTTATTCTTAATGACAGTTTTACTTTAGAAAAAATGATTGAGACTATAATCAATCCTAATTCCATATTTTTAGAAGAAGGTAAGAATAGACTAATCGAAGAATTTGGTAAAGATTATGGCACATATTTTTCAATTCTTTCTCTTATTGCTTCTTCAAAAACTTCAAGAAGTGAAATAGAATCAATACTCGAAAGAAATATTTCAGGTCATCTTACACGACTTGAAAATGACTATAATGTTATCAAGTCCATCAAACCCATCAATGCAAAGGTAAACTCTAAAACACAAAAATATGAAATTGTAGATAATTTCCTTAGCTTTTGGTTTAGATTTATTTATAAAAACCAATCTCTAATAGAAGCAGAAAACTTTACTAAACTAAAAGAGATAATAAATAGGGATATAAGTACTTTTAAAGGTAAGTTTTTAGAAAAACTATTTATCGAACTTTTAAAGAAAGAAGAGAAATATACAACTATTGGTTCATACTGGGAAAGGAATCATCAAAATGAAATTGATATAGTTGCAATAAACAGTCTTGAAAAAAAAATGCTAATTTGTGAAGTAAAACTTCAAAAAAAAAGATTAAACTATAATGAGCTTTTATTAAAATCTCAAAAACTAATTCAAGAATATAAAGATTATGATATTAAATATAAATTATTAAGTATTGGAAATATAGACGACTATTTAATCTAA
- a CDS encoding helicase-related protein, protein MKENWQEQLHSLLNCDLKELYPLARSLNRKLEFYVGPTNSGKTYNAMQKLKVANSGLYLAPLRLLALEGYEDLKKENIDASLITGEEQMLNEDAAHVCSTIEMIDYDLDVDVAVIDEVQMLGDIDRGWAWVNAIIGCPAKKVIMTGSVNALEAIKKIATYLGEELEVVRHKRKTELKVNEKYTSLDNLKEGTALIAFSRADVLKLRHRLKKNYTVSVIYGNLSPEVRRDEARKFREKKSQILIATDAIAMGLNLPIQTILFTTDTKFDGVSRRKINVNEIVQIAGRAGRYGHFEAGFLGATRRDILKHISEEFKQPVRTIKPPFRVKINASQLESLASHIKTNSLTKVLKYFADNMYFSGPFVAANISSMITASKIVDTRFNLKLEDKYLLAQAPITTKSPIILQAYEAYIAAVVKQKVCNYKPSITLPKKAITQKDLLLVEDEVKKISLYLWLSYKLPEIFPDHDKAYILRNTFNSFIENSLKGKIIQVDDPRRGNFKRRDNNERPRRNDEKEFDKKLRPRRARSEFKPRRRKRD, encoded by the coding sequence ATGAAAGAAAATTGGCAAGAACAACTACACAGCTTATTAAACTGTGATTTAAAAGAATTATATCCGCTAGCAAGAAGTTTAAACAGAAAGCTAGAGTTTTATGTAGGACCTACAAACTCAGGTAAAACATATAATGCAATGCAAAAATTAAAAGTTGCAAACTCTGGACTTTATCTAGCACCTTTAAGACTTTTAGCCCTTGAAGGTTATGAAGACTTAAAAAAAGAAAACATAGATGCTTCACTTATAACAGGTGAAGAACAGATGTTAAATGAAGATGCAGCTCATGTATGTTCAACAATTGAAATGATTGATTATGACTTAGATGTTGATGTAGCTGTTATTGATGAAGTTCAAATGTTAGGAGATATTGACAGAGGTTGGGCTTGGGTTAATGCAATTATTGGTTGTCCTGCTAAAAAAGTGATTATGACAGGAAGTGTAAATGCTCTTGAAGCTATTAAAAAAATAGCTACTTATTTAGGCGAAGAGCTTGAAGTAGTAAGACACAAAAGAAAAACTGAACTTAAAGTAAATGAAAAATACACTTCTTTAGATAATTTAAAAGAAGGAACTGCTCTTATTGCTTTTTCTCGTGCTGATGTTTTAAAACTTCGTCATAGACTAAAAAAGAATTATACAGTTTCTGTAATATATGGAAACCTTTCACCTGAAGTTAGACGTGATGAAGCGCGAAAATTTAGAGAAAAGAAAAGCCAGATTTTAATAGCAACAGATGCAATTGCAATGGGTTTAAATCTTCCCATTCAAACAATACTTTTTACAACTGATACAAAGTTTGATGGAGTATCAAGAAGAAAAATAAATGTAAATGAAATAGTTCAGATAGCTGGTCGTGCAGGAAGATATGGACACTTTGAAGCAGGATTTTTAGGTGCAACAAGAAGAGATATTTTAAAGCATATAAGCGAAGAATTCAAACAACCAGTGCGAACTATAAAACCACCTTTTAGAGTTAAGATAAATGCTTCCCAGCTTGAAAGTCTAGCTTCTCATATAAAAACAAATTCACTTACAAAAGTATTAAAATACTTTGCTGATAATATGTATTTTAGTGGACCTTTTGTAGCTGCTAATATTTCCTCAATGATAACAGCTTCGAAAATTGTAGATACAAGATTTAATTTAAAACTAGAAGATAAGTATTTACTAGCACAAGCGCCAATTACTACAAAATCACCAATTATTTTGCAAGCTTATGAAGCATATATAGCAGCTGTTGTAAAGCAAAAAGTTTGTAATTATAAACCTTCTATTACTCTGCCTAAAAAAGCAATAACTCAAAAAGATTTGCTTTTAGTTGAAGATGAAGTTAAAAAAATATCACTTTATTTATGGTTATCTTACAAGCTTCCAGAAATTTTCCCTGACCATGATAAGGCTTATATTTTAAGAAATACCTTTAACTCTTTTATTGAAAATTCGCTAAAAGGTAAAATTATTCAAGTAGATGATCCAAGACGTGGAAACTTTAAAAGAAGAGATAATAACGAACGTCCAAGAAGAAATGATGAAAAAGAGTTTGATAAAAAATTAAGACCAAGACGAGCTAGAAGTGAGTTTAAACCAAGAAGAAGAAAGCGTGATTAA
- the glmU gene encoding bifunctional UDP-N-acetylglucosamine diphosphorylase/glucosamine-1-phosphate N-acetyltransferase GlmU: MNNKSIIILAAGAGTRMKSTTPKVLHKISGKAMLYYSIKEALKLSDDITVVLFHQAQRVKEEMQKHFSNINYVIQDHENYPGTGGAVMGITPKYEEVLVLNGDMPLIQSEELKKFDIDATIVMSVLELESADGYGRVIVENGAVKKIVEQKDANESELAVTTANAGIYQFNTKFLLDNLPKLSNDNAQSEYYITDLIEIAIKQGKVLKPLAVSEENFKGVNSKVELADAEVIHQNRIKNEFLKQGVIMRLPDTIYIEEGVEIEGESILENGVTLLGNAKIINSHIKTNSIVEDSVLKDSDIGPMARVRPGSELNETHLGNFVETKKALLTGVKAGHLTYLGDCEIDEGTNIGCGTITCNYDGINKYKTIIGKNVFVGSDTQFIAPVTIEDNTMIGAGSTVTSDVKEGELYTSRAKKRVVSGYYDKHFSSKKK; encoded by the coding sequence ATGAATAACAAGTCAATAATTATATTAGCAGCAGGTGCAGGTACAAGAATGAAATCAACAACACCAAAGGTTTTACATAAAATCTCTGGTAAAGCAATGTTATATTATTCAATCAAAGAAGCTTTAAAATTAAGTGATGATATTACAGTTGTACTATTTCATCAAGCACAACGTGTTAAAGAAGAAATGCAAAAGCATTTTTCAAATATTAATTATGTTATTCAAGACCATGAAAATTATCCTGGAACTGGTGGCGCTGTTATGGGTATTACACCAAAATATGAAGAAGTTTTAGTTTTAAATGGTGATATGCCTTTAATCCAAAGTGAAGAGCTTAAAAAATTTGATATTGATGCAACTATTGTTATGTCAGTACTTGAATTAGAATCTGCAGATGGATATGGTAGAGTTATTGTTGAAAATGGAGCTGTTAAAAAAATTGTTGAACAAAAAGATGCAAATGAATCTGAGTTAGCAGTTACTACTGCAAATGCAGGGATTTATCAGTTTAATACGAAGTTTTTACTAGATAACCTTCCAAAACTTTCAAATGACAATGCTCAATCTGAGTATTATATAACTGATTTAATTGAAATAGCAATTAAGCAAGGTAAGGTTTTAAAACCACTTGCTGTTAGTGAGGAAAATTTTAAAGGAGTTAATTCTAAAGTTGAGCTAGCTGATGCTGAAGTAATACATCAAAATAGAATTAAAAATGAGTTTTTAAAGCAGGGTGTTATTATGAGATTACCTGATACTATTTATATAGAAGAAGGTGTTGAAATTGAAGGTGAATCTATTTTAGAAAATGGAGTTACTTTACTTGGAAATGCAAAGATTATAAACTCACATATAAAAACAAACTCTATAGTTGAAGACTCAGTACTTAAAGATTCAGATATAGGACCAATGGCAAGAGTACGACCAGGATCAGAGCTAAATGAAACACACTTAGGAAACTTTGTAGAGACTAAAAAAGCCTTATTAACAGGTGTAAAAGCTGGACATTTAACTTACCTTGGAGATTGTGAAATTGATGAAGGTACAAATATAGGTTGTGGAACAATTACTTGTAATTATGATGGGATTAATAAATACAAAACAATAATAGGTAAAAATGTATTTGTAGGTTCTGATACACAATTTATTGCACCTGTAACTATTGAAGATAATACTATGATTGGAGCAGGAAGTACAGTAACTTCAGATGTAAAAGAAGGCGAGTTATATACAAGTCGTGCGAAAAAAAGAGTTGTTTCTGGATATTATGATAAGCACTTTTCTTCTAAAAAGAAATAA